Proteins encoded together in one Chitinophaga sp. LS1 window:
- a CDS encoding NAD-dependent epimerase/dehydratase family protein, with amino-acid sequence MKVIVTGTTGMVGEGVLEECLRNPLVTEVVSFARKPFGKSHPKLKEVIHADFFDIRPVADQLKGYDACFFCLGVTSVGKNETDYARATYTLTMHVAEVLSGQNPGMTFCYVSGSGTDSSEKGRIMWARVKGKTENDLMQLPFRQVFAFRPGFLRADKGARHVLKGYKYIDWIYPIGRALFKNGFCTLAEMGKAMIKVTDEGYFKKTVEVKDIVALAPAQA; translated from the coding sequence ATGAAAGTAATAGTTACCGGTACGACCGGCATGGTAGGAGAAGGTGTATTGGAAGAATGCCTCCGCAATCCGTTGGTCACGGAAGTCGTATCCTTTGCCAGGAAGCCTTTTGGCAAATCACATCCCAAATTAAAGGAAGTCATCCACGCTGACTTTTTTGATATCCGGCCTGTAGCTGATCAGTTAAAAGGGTATGATGCATGTTTCTTTTGCCTGGGGGTGACTTCAGTGGGTAAAAATGAAACAGATTATGCCAGAGCGACCTATACGCTTACGATGCATGTGGCAGAGGTGTTGAGTGGACAGAACCCTGGTATGACCTTTTGCTATGTATCTGGAAGTGGTACGGATAGTTCAGAAAAAGGCCGGATTATGTGGGCGAGGGTAAAAGGGAAGACGGAGAATGATCTTATGCAACTTCCTTTCAGACAAGTGTTTGCGTTCCGGCCTGGTTTTCTGCGGGCGGATAAGGGCGCGAGGCATGTGTTGAAAGGGTATAAGTATATTGACTGGATTTATCCGATAGGGCGGGCTTTGTTTAAAAATGGGTTTTGCACACTGGCGGAAATGGGCAAAGCGATGATTAAAGTAACAGATGAGGGTTACTTTAAGAAGACGGTTGAGGTAAAAGATATTGTTGCGCTGGCGCCAGCGCAAGCATAA
- a CDS encoding ATP-binding protein, which produces MRLKTKLSIGIGFLFTAILVSGLLGIFSINLMKKDAHLVLKDNYETLVYSNNMLQTLEEFHTHPASIQTFEQNLAKQEANITEPGEGAATGAVRALFEQLKKSPSNDSLQQLLREKIYLINTANQQAIFAKNNIAMSNAKRFSNWLVLIFSLLSLIAFTLAVNFPGIISEPINALSEGIKSIVNKDYSRRIHLNQHDEFGELAQAFNTMAEKLNEYEHSNLAKIKFEKSRIDTIINQMNDGIIGIDDTRHILFANRVAEKLLGLKEMEIAGKYAPDVALQNDLMRSLLQENNKEKELKIFADNKESYFHLDVINVDNNERVIGQVIVLRNITPFHELNEAKTNFIATISHELKTPIASIKMSAQLLADHRVGTVNKEQDELIRSITDDSDRLLKITSELLNMSQVETGHIQLKIAPVSPEIIIENATSTVSFLAQQKNIRVRVEEAGTSCKMLTDPEKTAWVLTNFLTNAVKYSPEDDEIVLTTTIHHNNISFTVEDHGRGIDEKYLPKIFDRYFKVPGTPEKAGTGLGLSISREFIEAQGGKIWVNSKLGEGATFGFSLPIVV; this is translated from the coding sequence ATGCGCCTGAAAACGAAATTAAGTATAGGCATTGGGTTTTTATTTACGGCCATCCTTGTATCCGGATTGCTGGGTATCTTCTCTATCAACCTGATGAAGAAAGATGCACATCTTGTATTGAAAGATAACTACGAGACGCTGGTGTATAGCAATAATATGTTGCAGACACTCGAGGAGTTTCATACGCATCCTGCCAGTATTCAAACCTTTGAGCAAAACCTGGCTAAACAGGAAGCGAATATCACAGAGCCCGGTGAGGGTGCGGCGACAGGCGCTGTGCGGGCGCTTTTTGAGCAGTTAAAAAAATCACCATCAAATGACTCACTGCAACAATTATTAAGAGAGAAAATATACCTGATCAATACCGCCAATCAACAGGCTATCTTTGCGAAGAACAATATTGCGATGTCTAATGCAAAGCGGTTTAGTAACTGGCTGGTGCTTATCTTTTCTTTACTTTCATTGATTGCATTTACACTGGCGGTGAACTTCCCGGGTATTATCAGTGAGCCTATCAATGCATTATCAGAAGGGATCAAATCTATTGTCAATAAAGACTATTCGCGCAGGATACATTTGAATCAGCATGATGAATTCGGAGAGCTGGCACAGGCTTTCAATACGATGGCGGAAAAGCTGAATGAATATGAACATAGTAATCTTGCTAAAATTAAATTTGAAAAATCCCGTATTGATACGATCATCAACCAGATGAATGATGGTATTATCGGGATAGATGATACCCGGCATATTCTATTTGCAAATCGCGTAGCAGAGAAGTTGTTAGGGTTGAAAGAAATGGAGATAGCTGGTAAGTATGCCCCGGATGTGGCGTTGCAGAATGATCTGATGCGCAGTTTATTGCAGGAGAATAATAAGGAGAAGGAATTGAAGATCTTTGCGGATAATAAAGAGAGTTATTTCCATCTTGATGTGATCAATGTAGATAATAATGAGCGGGTGATCGGGCAGGTAATTGTGTTACGGAATATCACGCCTTTCCATGAGTTGAATGAGGCAAAGACGAACTTTATTGCGACCATTTCTCATGAGTTAAAGACACCTATTGCCAGTATAAAAATGAGTGCGCAGTTATTGGCGGATCATCGGGTGGGTACGGTAAATAAAGAGCAGGATGAGTTGATCAGGAGTATTACGGATGATTCAGACAGATTGTTAAAGATCACCAGTGAGTTGCTGAATATGAGTCAGGTAGAAACGGGGCATATACAGTTGAAGATAGCGCCTGTGAGTCCGGAGATTATTATTGAAAATGCGACGAGTACAGTGAGTTTTTTAGCACAGCAGAAGAATATCAGGGTGCGGGTGGAAGAGGCGGGTACTTCATGTAAGATGCTGACGGATCCGGAGAAGACGGCGTGGGTGTTGACGAATTTTTTGACGAATGCGGTGAAGTATTCACCGGAGGATGATGAGATTGTGTTGACGACGACTATTCACCATAATAATATTTCTTTTACGGTGGAGGATCATGGGAGGGGGATAGATGAGAAGTATTTGCCGAAGATTTTTGATAGGTATTTTAAAGTGCCTGGTACGCCTGAGAAAGCGGGGACAGGGTTAGGGTTGTCGATATCAAGGGAGTTTATAGAAGCACAGGGGGGAAAGATATGGGTGAATAGTAAGTTGGGGGAAGGGGCGACATTTGGGTTTAGTTTGCCGATAGTGGTGTAG
- a CDS encoding histidine kinase has translation MTEKENNVQHFLDLIRQSRRGKFKVYIGMSAGVGKTYRMLTEARTLLRNGVNIQIAYIETHNRPETHSLLEGLPVIPRRQLFYKGKMLDELDMQAVLNLHPEVVVIDELAHSNIEGSKNEKRWQDVMEILDAGINVISAVNIQHIESLQASVKNITGIDVSERIPDNVLMQADEVVNIDLTADELITRLKEGKIYTPDKIAVAMKNFFQPEKILQLRELALKEVASQVEHKIETALPRTAHLRSERFLACISSNHAIARKVIRKTARLAAYYQSRFYVLYVQTPKENMDRIELASQRHLINNFKLAMELGGEVLKVKSSNIAKTIMTTAEEKNITTICMGKPHLNVLGMVLNTAVFSQLLGKLSESDIDIIILS, from the coding sequence ATGACTGAAAAAGAAAATAATGTCCAACATTTCCTCGACCTGATCCGTCAGTCCAGAAGAGGAAAATTTAAAGTCTACATCGGCATGAGTGCCGGTGTAGGCAAAACATATCGTATGCTTACAGAGGCAAGGACCCTCCTGCGGAACGGTGTCAACATCCAGATCGCATACATCGAAACACATAACAGGCCGGAAACCCACTCCTTACTGGAGGGGTTGCCTGTTATACCCCGCCGCCAGCTATTTTACAAAGGCAAGATGCTGGACGAACTGGATATGCAGGCGGTATTGAACCTGCACCCGGAAGTAGTGGTGATCGATGAACTGGCGCACTCTAACATAGAAGGTAGCAAGAATGAAAAACGCTGGCAGGATGTGATGGAGATACTCGATGCGGGGATCAATGTGATAAGCGCGGTGAATATACAGCATATAGAAAGCCTGCAGGCTTCAGTAAAGAATATTACGGGCATCGATGTATCGGAACGCATTCCTGACAACGTTTTAATGCAGGCAGATGAAGTGGTCAATATTGACCTCACAGCCGATGAGCTCATCACCCGTTTAAAGGAAGGGAAAATTTATACCCCGGATAAGATTGCGGTAGCTATGAAGAACTTCTTCCAGCCGGAAAAGATCTTACAACTCCGTGAGCTGGCATTGAAAGAAGTAGCTTCGCAGGTGGAGCATAAAATTGAGACTGCTCTTCCACGCACAGCACACCTACGCAGTGAACGCTTTCTGGCCTGCATCAGCAGTAATCATGCTATAGCCCGCAAGGTGATCCGCAAAACGGCCAGACTGGCGGCGTACTACCAAAGCCGGTTCTATGTGTTGTATGTACAAACGCCAAAGGAGAATATGGACAGGATCGAGCTGGCCTCTCAGCGCCATCTGATCAATAATTTCAAACTGGCAATGGAACTGGGAGGAGAAGTACTGAAAGTAAAAAGTAGTAATATTGCCAAAACGATCATGACCACAGCCGAAGAAAAGAACATTACCACTATTTGTATGGGCAAACCTCATTTGAATGTATTGGGGATGGTGTTGAATACGGCTGTATTTTCCCAGTTGCTGGGGAAGTTGTCAGAATCGGATATTGATATTATAATTCTGTCATAA
- a CDS encoding N-acetyltransferase, with translation MEHDRIIVRKATLSDIKYAATITDEMEASAKARGTGIGKRPVSTIIDKIRQGKAVIAVTADKVWVGFSYIEIWGHGEYVSNSGLIVNPAFRNMGVASRIKKRIFRLSGELYPAAKVFSITSGLTIMKMNTKLGFEPVTFSEITKDENFWAGCKGCVNYDILQKKDFKHCICTAMLYTPEEHAGLRVGVRAGEQVVVQ, from the coding sequence ATGGAACACGACCGGATAATCGTCAGAAAGGCGACTCTTTCTGACATTAAATATGCTGCCACAATTACGGATGAAATGGAAGCTTCGGCAAAAGCCAGGGGGACCGGAATAGGAAAGAGACCTGTATCTACTATTATTGACAAGATCAGGCAGGGAAAGGCAGTAATAGCGGTGACGGCTGATAAAGTTTGGGTAGGATTTTCTTATATTGAAATATGGGGGCATGGGGAGTATGTGTCCAATTCTGGTTTGATAGTGAACCCTGCCTTTCGTAATATGGGGGTCGCTTCCAGGATTAAGAAAAGAATCTTCCGGTTATCGGGGGAACTGTATCCTGCAGCAAAGGTATTCAGTATTACGAGTGGGTTGACGATAATGAAAATGAATACCAAACTGGGATTTGAGCCTGTTACATTTAGTGAGATCACGAAGGATGAGAATTTCTGGGCAGGGTGTAAGGGTTGTGTCAATTATGACATTTTACAGAAAAAGGATTTTAAGCATTGCATATGTACAGCGATGTTGTATACGCCGGAAGAACATGCGGGATTGCGGGTAGGAGTGCGTGCAGGGGAACAGGTGGTGGTTCAATAA
- the kdpC gene encoding potassium-transporting ATPase subunit KdpC, which produces MKKYLLPSIKLTLILILVLGVAYPLLIAGVAHFANGQGKGRTITVDGKVVGYENIGQKFTEDKYFQGRPSAVDYNAAGSGGSNKAASNPDYIKTVQERIDTFMAHNPGTAMADIPSELVTASGSGLDPDISPAAADIQVIRIAATRHIDVNVLHQLIANHTDKSWLGPDKINVLKLNIALDALK; this is translated from the coding sequence ATGAAAAAGTATCTCTTGCCATCTATAAAACTCACCCTAATACTGATCTTAGTTTTAGGTGTAGCCTATCCACTGTTGATTGCAGGTGTCGCACACTTTGCTAATGGACAGGGCAAAGGACGCACAATAACTGTCGATGGTAAAGTAGTAGGTTACGAAAATATAGGACAGAAATTTACTGAAGATAAATATTTTCAGGGTCGTCCTTCTGCTGTAGATTACAATGCAGCAGGCTCCGGTGGTTCAAACAAAGCAGCGAGCAATCCTGATTATATCAAAACAGTACAGGAGCGTATCGATACCTTTATGGCACATAATCCCGGTACTGCAATGGCAGACATTCCAAGTGAATTAGTTACTGCATCCGGGAGTGGCCTGGATCCGGACATCTCTCCCGCTGCTGCGGACATACAGGTAATCAGAATTGCTGCAACCCGTCATATAGACGTCAATGTATTGCACCAATTAATCGCCAACCACACAGATAAATCGTGGTTAGGCCCGGATAAAATTAATGTCTTAAAACTCAATATCGCGCTGGACGCGTTAAAATAA
- the kdpB gene encoding potassium-transporting ATPase subunit KdpB — MSNYKFAGALKQAFVKLSPKIMFRNPVMFTVEIGTAIMLAVTIYTYFTGDRSQGAPGYNLTVFIILFLTLLFANFAEAIAEARGKAQAESLRKTREETPAKKILAVGEIFMDEVKIVPSSQLRKGDIFICEAGDMIPMDGEIIQGLATIDESAITGESAPVIRESGGDKSSVTGGTKVLSDKIKVKVTTDPGESFLDKMIALVEGASRQKTPNEIALTILLASFTLVFIIVCVTLKPFGDFSHTPITIAAFVSLFVCLIPTTIGGLLSAIGIAGMDRALRANVITKSGKAVETAGDLDTLLLDKTGTITIGNRKATHFWPAFAIGKKEFFEACVLASLADETPEGKSIIELAAEKGIKASSLQSTGATFIPFTAETRCSGVNVGHLRIRKGAYDAIRKLANSFPAETEEKVKEISSNGGTPLVVSQNEQVMGVIELQDIIKPGIRERFERLRRMGVKTVMVTGDNPLTAKFIAEKAGVDDFIAEAKPEDKMIYIRREQEGGKLVAMMGDGTNDAPALAQADVGVAMNSGTQAAKEAGNMVDLDNDPTKLIEIVEIGKQLLMTRGTLTTFSIANDVAKYFAIVPALFVTAIPALQGLNIMHLKSPESAILSAVIFNALIIPALIPLALKGVAYKPIGASALLRRNLFIYGLGGVIIPFIGIKLIDLFLSIFM, encoded by the coding sequence ATGTCTAATTATAAATTTGCCGGCGCACTGAAACAGGCTTTCGTGAAGCTGTCTCCAAAGATCATGTTCCGCAACCCGGTCATGTTCACCGTTGAGATAGGTACTGCTATCATGCTGGCTGTGACCATATATACCTACTTTACAGGCGATCGCTCACAGGGGGCGCCCGGATATAATCTTACGGTCTTTATCATCCTGTTTTTAACCTTACTCTTTGCCAACTTTGCAGAAGCCATCGCCGAAGCAAGGGGAAAAGCGCAGGCGGAAAGTCTGCGTAAAACAAGAGAAGAAACCCCCGCAAAAAAAATACTGGCAGTCGGTGAAATCTTTATGGACGAAGTGAAAATAGTTCCTTCCTCCCAACTGCGCAAAGGCGATATCTTTATTTGTGAAGCCGGAGACATGATTCCTATGGATGGTGAGATCATTCAGGGTCTCGCCACCATAGATGAATCAGCCATCACAGGTGAATCTGCCCCGGTGATCCGCGAATCAGGCGGAGATAAAAGCTCTGTAACCGGTGGTACCAAAGTGCTGAGTGATAAAATCAAAGTGAAGGTGACGACGGATCCCGGGGAAAGTTTCCTGGACAAAATGATCGCCCTTGTAGAAGGCGCCAGCCGGCAGAAGACGCCGAATGAGATCGCCCTTACGATCCTGCTGGCTAGCTTTACGCTGGTTTTCATTATTGTATGTGTGACACTGAAACCTTTTGGTGACTTCTCACATACGCCGATCACCATTGCTGCATTTGTCTCTCTCTTTGTGTGTCTTATTCCTACTACCATCGGTGGCTTACTAAGTGCTATTGGTATAGCAGGTATGGACCGCGCCCTGAGAGCGAATGTGATCACAAAAAGTGGTAAAGCCGTGGAAACCGCTGGTGACCTGGATACGCTCTTGCTCGATAAGACAGGTACTATCACTATCGGAAATAGAAAAGCGACTCATTTCTGGCCTGCTTTTGCTATCGGTAAAAAAGAATTCTTCGAAGCATGTGTATTGGCTTCTTTAGCAGATGAAACCCCTGAAGGTAAATCGATCATTGAATTAGCTGCGGAGAAAGGTATCAAAGCCAGCAGTTTACAGTCGACCGGTGCTACGTTTATTCCATTTACAGCCGAGACACGTTGTAGTGGTGTGAATGTAGGTCACCTGCGTATTCGTAAAGGGGCGTATGATGCGATTCGCAAACTTGCAAATTCATTCCCTGCTGAAACAGAGGAGAAAGTAAAAGAGATCTCTTCCAATGGTGGTACGCCACTGGTGGTGAGTCAGAATGAACAGGTAATGGGTGTGATCGAATTGCAGGATATTATCAAACCCGGTATCCGTGAGCGTTTTGAACGTTTGCGCCGGATGGGTGTAAAGACGGTAATGGTGACAGGCGATAACCCACTTACGGCTAAATTCATTGCAGAGAAAGCAGGTGTGGACGACTTCATTGCCGAAGCAAAGCCGGAAGATAAAATGATTTACATCCGTCGTGAACAGGAAGGTGGTAAGCTCGTGGCGATGATGGGTGATGGTACAAACGATGCACCTGCACTGGCACAGGCGGATGTAGGTGTGGCAATGAACAGTGGCACACAGGCGGCAAAAGAAGCGGGGAACATGGTGGACCTGGACAACGACCCTACCAAACTCATTGAGATCGTAGAGATCGGCAAACAGCTGCTCATGACCCGTGGTACATTGACTACGTTCTCTATTGCCAACGACGTGGCTAAATATTTTGCCATTGTGCCGGCGCTGTTCGTGACAGCTATACCAGCATTACAGGGACTGAATATTATGCACCTGAAAAGTCCGGAGAGTGCGATCCTCTCTGCTGTGATCTTCAATGCGCTTATCATACCGGCATTGATACCACTGGCACTGAAAGGGGTCGCTTATAAGCCAATTGGGGCAAGTGCGTTGTTGCGCAGAAACCTGTTTATATATGGTCTGGGTGGTGTAATCATCCCCTTTATCGGTATCAAACTGATAGACCTGTTCCTGTCAATCTTTATGTAA
- the kdpA gene encoding potassium-transporting ATPase subunit KdpA, giving the protein MNSEMTGVLATFLITLLIAFPLGKYIAKVFSGAPTFTDFLHPFERFLYRICGIDPNREMNWKQHMVALLTINLVWLIYAFFVLLFQSHLPLNPDGNASMTPDLAFNTSISFLVNCNLQHYSGESGLTYLTQLLVITFLQFVSAATGVAAVAVLFKAFAGKTTEKLGNFFVFFIKTITRLLLPLAVIMAIILAFSGTPASFDGKDTITTLQGDTVQVSRGPAAGMIAIKHLGTNGGGWFGANSAHPLENPSYFTNMVEAIAQCILPMALVFAFGFFINRRKLGYAIFGVMTIGMLTLMIPNMLSELGGNPALAKIGLHDHSAMEGKEVRFGVAASAYWQVMTTIISTGSVNSMHDSSMPLSGAMQLLGMMINCFYGGKGVGLLNYFIFLIIAVFISGLMVGRTPEFMGRKVEAKEMKIAAIIALFHPFLVLVSTAIAAYHPQAGWLNNPGHHGFSEMLYEYTSASANNGSGFEGLGDNNIFWNISTGLVMLLGRFLPIIGPVAIAGILAGKKYTPESAGTLQTDTATFGIMTYAVIMIVAALAFFPALTLGPIAEFFQLY; this is encoded by the coding sequence ATGAACAGCGAAATGACAGGCGTCTTAGCCACTTTTTTAATCACCTTACTGATTGCTTTCCCCCTCGGAAAGTACATTGCCAAAGTATTCAGCGGGGCGCCGACCTTTACCGACTTTCTCCATCCTTTTGAAAGATTCCTCTACCGCATCTGCGGCATCGATCCAAATAGGGAAATGAACTGGAAACAGCACATGGTGGCTTTATTAACCATCAACCTGGTCTGGCTCATCTATGCCTTCTTCGTACTCCTGTTCCAGTCTCACCTTCCCCTCAACCCGGATGGTAATGCGAGCATGACTCCCGATCTGGCCTTTAATACCAGTATCAGTTTTCTCGTCAACTGTAACCTGCAACACTATTCCGGCGAATCCGGATTAACTTACCTGACACAGCTCCTCGTCATCACCTTCCTGCAATTTGTATCTGCAGCAACCGGTGTGGCAGCGGTAGCGGTGCTTTTTAAGGCGTTTGCAGGCAAAACGACTGAGAAGCTGGGTAACTTCTTCGTTTTCTTTATTAAGACGATCACGCGCCTGTTATTGCCGTTAGCTGTGATCATGGCTATCATCCTCGCCTTTAGCGGTACGCCTGCTTCCTTCGATGGCAAGGATACCATTACCACCCTGCAGGGTGATACGGTACAGGTATCCCGTGGCCCGGCTGCCGGCATGATCGCGATCAAACACTTAGGTACTAACGGTGGTGGCTGGTTCGGCGCTAACTCCGCCCACCCGCTGGAAAATCCCAGCTACTTCACCAATATGGTGGAAGCCATCGCTCAATGTATACTTCCAATGGCTTTGGTGTTTGCCTTTGGGTTCTTCATCAATCGCCGGAAACTCGGTTATGCCATCTTCGGTGTGATGACCATTGGTATGCTCACATTGATGATCCCCAATATGCTCTCCGAACTGGGCGGTAATCCTGCCCTTGCAAAAATCGGGTTGCATGATCACAGTGCCATGGAAGGCAAGGAAGTCCGCTTCGGCGTAGCTGCTTCTGCTTACTGGCAGGTGATGACGACCATCATCTCTACCGGTTCGGTGAACTCTATGCACGATAGTTCTATGCCGCTTTCCGGCGCCATGCAACTACTCGGTATGATGATCAACTGCTTTTATGGCGGTAAAGGTGTGGGCCTGCTCAACTACTTTATCTTCCTTATCATCGCCGTGTTTATATCCGGTCTCATGGTAGGCAGAACCCCTGAATTCATGGGGCGAAAAGTAGAAGCAAAGGAAATGAAGATCGCTGCGATCATTGCCCTCTTCCATCCATTCCTTGTACTCGTGAGTACTGCTATCGCGGCTTATCATCCGCAGGCGGGATGGTTGAATAATCCCGGTCACCATGGTTTTTCAGAGATGTTGTATGAATATACTTCTGCCTCTGCCAACAATGGTTCCGGTTTTGAAGGGCTGGGTGATAATAATATCTTCTGGAATATCAGCACGGGTCTGGTGATGTTGTTAGGTCGTTTCCTCCCAATCATTGGTCCGGTAGCGATCGCAGGCATCCTGGCCGGCAAGAAATATACACCTGAATCAGCAGGTACGCTGCAAACGGATACGGCTACTTTCGGTATCATGACGTATGCTGTGATTATGATCGTAGCTGCACTGGCTTTCTTCCCGGCTTTGACACTGGGACCTATTGCTGAATTCTTTCAACTTTATTAA
- the kdpF gene encoding K(+)-transporting ATPase subunit F: MMTLLLIISVLVFIYLVYVLLKPEKF; the protein is encoded by the coding sequence ATGATGACATTACTTCTGATCATATCCGTCCTCGTATTCATCTACCTGGTGTATGTGCTCTTAAAACCTGAAAAATTCTAA
- a CDS encoding sigma-54 dependent transcriptional regulator has protein sequence MAGTILIIDDEEKLRSLMKRLITLEGYNVLETGNIKSAQKLLDKEEIDVVLCDVRLPDGSGVDYVKTIKEKYPSVEVILLTAYGNIPDGVQAIKNGAFDYLTKGDDNNRIIPLLNRAHEKVLLQKRIEKLEKQVGQKYSFESILGNSRSISDAIDQASKVAPADTTVLLLGETGTGKEVFAQAIHNNSRRAGKPFVALNCSAFSRELLESELFGYKAGAFTNATRDKKGLIEEANNGTIFLDELGEMPLDLQAKLLRVLETGEFIKVGDTKPTKVNVRIIAATNRDLKTEAEKGLFREDLYYRLNVFAITLPPLRERKKDIPALAEYFIQLAANRNNRKPFTMAPAFVEKLQLHEWKGNIRELKNVLERAVILADGDELKVEHLPFDLQIADKSSNILSAFDLASVEKLHIIKVLHHTKNNKTEAAKLLNIGLATLYRKIEEYKL, from the coding sequence ATGGCAGGAACGATACTCATAATCGACGATGAAGAGAAGTTACGCAGCCTGATGAAACGCCTCATCACACTGGAAGGTTACAACGTCCTGGAAACCGGTAATATCAAATCAGCGCAAAAGTTATTAGATAAAGAAGAAATTGATGTCGTGCTCTGCGATGTAAGACTACCCGACGGCAGTGGCGTAGATTACGTAAAGACCATTAAAGAAAAATATCCCTCTGTTGAAGTCATCCTCCTCACTGCCTATGGCAACATCCCCGACGGCGTGCAGGCTATTAAAAACGGGGCTTTCGACTACCTCACCAAAGGAGATGACAATAACCGTATCATCCCATTGCTGAACCGTGCCCATGAGAAAGTGCTGCTGCAAAAACGTATCGAAAAACTGGAAAAACAGGTAGGACAGAAATATAGCTTTGAAAGCATTCTTGGCAATTCCCGTTCCATCTCTGATGCCATCGATCAGGCCAGCAAAGTAGCCCCTGCCGACACCACCGTATTATTATTAGGTGAAACCGGTACCGGAAAAGAAGTCTTTGCCCAGGCTATTCATAATAATAGCAGGCGCGCCGGCAAACCCTTTGTAGCCCTGAACTGTAGCGCTTTCAGCAGGGAATTATTGGAAAGTGAACTGTTCGGTTATAAAGCCGGGGCTTTTACCAATGCCACCCGCGATAAAAAAGGATTGATTGAAGAAGCGAATAACGGCACCATCTTCCTGGACGAACTGGGTGAAATGCCGCTGGACTTACAGGCCAAACTGCTCCGCGTATTAGAAACCGGGGAGTTTATAAAAGTAGGCGATACCAAACCTACCAAAGTAAATGTACGCATCATTGCAGCGACGAACAGGGATCTGAAGACAGAAGCTGAAAAAGGTCTTTTCAGGGAAGATCTATATTATAGACTGAATGTATTCGCGATTACACTACCTCCTTTAAGAGAAAGGAAAAAAGACATTCCCGCACTGGCGGAATACTTCATCCAGCTCGCTGCCAATCGCAATAACCGAAAGCCATTTACTATGGCGCCGGCATTTGTAGAGAAACTGCAATTGCATGAATGGAAAGGGAATATACGTGAGTTGAAAAATGTATTGGAACGGGCGGTGATACTCGCTGATGGTGATGAATTGAAAGTAGAGCATTTACCTTTTGACCTGCAGATAGCAGATAAGTCCTCAAATATACTGTCTGCTTTTGATCTCGCAAGTGTAGAAAAGTTACATATAATAAAGGTGTTGCATCATACTAAAAACAATAAAACAGAAGCAGCAAAGCTATTAAACATAGGGCTTGCTACGCTGTATAGAAAGATTGAAGAGTATAAACTCTAG
- a CDS encoding AAA family ATPase, whose amino-acid sequence MGEKEEKFEFNFSEESDGTKRLLEYLPVLNSIVNSSSTFIIDEIERSIHPLVVKKLISKFSGDELTQGQLIFTTHESNLLDQEIFRPDEIWFAEKNIIGATSLYSLSDFKEHNTIDIRKGYLSGRYGAIPFLGNLNDLNWHKFKMRRSNIYQAG is encoded by the coding sequence ATGGGGGAGAAGGAAGAAAAGTTTGAATTCAACTTCAGCGAAGAATCGGATGGTACTAAAAGATTATTGGAATACTTACCAGTATTAAATAGTATTGTGAATTCATCTTCAACCTTTATAATCGATGAAATTGAAAGGAGCATCCACCCTCTCGTAGTTAAAAAATTGATAAGTAAATTTTCTGGAGATGAATTAACGCAAGGACAACTGATTTTTACTACCCATGAATCAAATCTTTTAGATCAGGAAATTTTTAGGCCTGATGAAATTTGGTTTGCTGAAAAGAACATTATTGGGGCCACCAGCTTATACTCACTTAGTGACTTTAAAGAGCACAATACCATTGATATAAGAAAAGGATATTTAAGTGGAAGGTATGGAGCTATTCCATTCTTAGGGAATTTAAATGACTTAAACTGGCATAAATTCAAGATGAGACGAAGTAATATATACCAGGCGGGATAG
- a CDS encoding transposase, which translates to MLPDKRKRKYFLQTIFNAILWICRTGCQWRNLSNEFHYWQIVYYYFNKWKKNGFFDDVTKKVVRKERMRQGRNYAPSAAAIDNQSIKKVHS; encoded by the coding sequence ATATTACCCGACAAAAGAAAACGTAAATATTTTCTTCAAACCATATTTAATGCTATTCTATGGATTTGCAGAACGGGTTGTCAATGGCGCAACCTAAGCAACGAATTCCATTACTGGCAGATAGTTTACTATTACTTTAACAAGTGGAAGAAGAATGGATTCTTTGACGATGTCACGAAGAAGGTTGTACGAAAGGAACGAATGAGGCAGGGCCGAAATTATGCTCCTTCTGCAGCAGCCATTGATAACCAGAGTATAAAAAAAGTCCATTCATAA